In one Xiphophorus couchianus chromosome 17, X_couchianus-1.0, whole genome shotgun sequence genomic region, the following are encoded:
- the nup37 gene encoding nucleoporin Nup37 isoform X1 encodes MKQRGLVQPNHRTLRYSKTDSGGNWNLSAPAHHAHRFLRIRTRRSQLLVHGQNIRKIHSVGAFQERLVRLQEELRVLQARGAGGRQVKFVQQKVFPRHQDVAQTHLELSLMLSMGGEEKISDLKPPLPDTNMQEDLTRSPSYTVTCEDYVHVVEFSPFSSGSPASLLAFSGNLYVVVGTCLFQEEDVEVDGVQFNALRVFHHDIQVEALAWSPESRLDRIPTIRFCTAAADRKLRLLTSDLKDQNEFKVMEGHSSYINHLVFEPTEGKRIASVSDDHTCRLWDLDGNETAVLRLHSPGMSVCWHPQEAFKLMVAEKKGTIRFYDLVTQQAILSLDSGHSGPLMSADWCLTNTIKVGAVVGNDWLIWDITRSSYPQEKRPAHKDKARLFRWSFVNENLFATTGCPGKISSQVFIHHLGHPQPVMIGSSPVGSGLSWHRMLPLCVVGGDRKLCFWMTEM; translated from the exons ATGAAACAAAGAGGACTGGTCCAACCAAACCACAGAACCCTGAGGTATTCCAAAACCGACTCTGGTGGAAACTGGAATCTGTCAG CTCCTGCTCACCACGCTCACAGGTTCCTCCGGATCCGAACCCGCCGCTCTCAGCTCCTTGTTCATGGCCAGAACATCCGTAAGATCCACAGTGTTGGAGCGTTTCAGGAAAGATTGGTACGTCTCCAGGAAGAGCTCAGAGTTCTCCAGGCGAGGGGCGCCGGGGGGCGGCAGGTGAAGTTTGTCCAGCAGAAGGTGTTTCCACGCCATCAGGACGTCGCTCAGACCCACCTTGAACTCTCCCTGATGCTGTCGATGGGAGGAGAAGAGAAG ATCTCTGACCTGAAGCCACCTTTGCCGGATACCAACATGCAGGAGGACCTGACCCGCAGTCCCAGCTACACAGTGACGTGTGAGGACTACGTCCACGTGGTTGAGTTCAGCCCTTTCAGCTCGGGTTCTCCTGCCTCTCTGCTGGCCTTCAGTGGAAACCTGTATGTGGTGGTGGGCACCTGCCTCTTCCAA GAGGAGGACGTAGAGGTGGATGGGGTCCAGTTCAATGCTCTCCGAGTTTTTCATCATGACATTCAGGTTGAGGCTCTGGCTTGGAGTCCCGAGTCGCGGTTGGACAGGATACCCACCATCAG gtTCTGCACGGCGGCGGCTGACAGAAAACTACGCCTGCTGACTTCTGATCTGAAGGATCAGAATGAATTCAAG GTGATGGAGGGCCACAGCAGCTACATTAACCATTTGGTGTTCGAGCCCACCGAGGGGAAGCGGATCGCTTCCGTCAGCGATGACCACACTTGCAG GCTGTGGGACCTGGATGGGAATGAAACGGCCGTCCTGAGGCTTCACTCTCCAGGTATGAGCGTCTGCTGGCACCCACAGGAAGCATTCAAG TTAATGGTGGCAGAGAAGAAGGGGACAATTCGCTTTTACGACCTGGTTACCCAGCAGGCCATTCTGTCTCTGGACTCCGGGCACAGCGGGCCGCTCATGTCTGCCGACTGGTGCCTCACAAACACCATCAAAGTCGGCGCCGTGGTGGGCAACGATTGGCTAATCTGGGACATCACGCGCTCCAG TTACCCTCAGGAGAAAAGGCCGGCTCATAAAGACAAAGCACGACTTTTCAG gtgGTCCTTTGTCAATGAAAACCTGTTCGCCACCACAGGATGTCCTGGAAAAATCAGCAGTCAGGTTTTCATCCATCATCTTGGTCACCCACAG CCCGTTATGATCGGATCGTCTCCAGTCGGATCGGGCCTCAGTTGGCACCGGATGTTGCCGCTCTGTGTGGTTGGCGGCGACAGGAAGCTCTGCTTTTGGATGACTGAAATGTAG
- the nup37 gene encoding nucleoporin Nup37 isoform X2 has product MQEDLTRSPSYTVTCEDYVHVVEFSPFSSGSPASLLAFSGNLYVVVGTCLFQEEDVEVDGVQFNALRVFHHDIQVEALAWSPESRLDRIPTIRFCTAAADRKLRLLTSDLKDQNEFKVMEGHSSYINHLVFEPTEGKRIASVSDDHTCRLWDLDGNETAVLRLHSPGMSVCWHPQEAFKLMVAEKKGTIRFYDLVTQQAILSLDSGHSGPLMSADWCLTNTIKVGAVVGNDWLIWDITRSSYPQEKRPAHKDKARLFRWSFVNENLFATTGCPGKISSQVFIHHLGHPQPVMIGSSPVGSGLSWHRMLPLCVVGGDRKLCFWMTEM; this is encoded by the exons ATGCAGGAGGACCTGACCCGCAGTCCCAGCTACACAGTGACGTGTGAGGACTACGTCCACGTGGTTGAGTTCAGCCCTTTCAGCTCGGGTTCTCCTGCCTCTCTGCTGGCCTTCAGTGGAAACCTGTATGTGGTGGTGGGCACCTGCCTCTTCCAA GAGGAGGACGTAGAGGTGGATGGGGTCCAGTTCAATGCTCTCCGAGTTTTTCATCATGACATTCAGGTTGAGGCTCTGGCTTGGAGTCCCGAGTCGCGGTTGGACAGGATACCCACCATCAG gtTCTGCACGGCGGCGGCTGACAGAAAACTACGCCTGCTGACTTCTGATCTGAAGGATCAGAATGAATTCAAG GTGATGGAGGGCCACAGCAGCTACATTAACCATTTGGTGTTCGAGCCCACCGAGGGGAAGCGGATCGCTTCCGTCAGCGATGACCACACTTGCAG GCTGTGGGACCTGGATGGGAATGAAACGGCCGTCCTGAGGCTTCACTCTCCAGGTATGAGCGTCTGCTGGCACCCACAGGAAGCATTCAAG TTAATGGTGGCAGAGAAGAAGGGGACAATTCGCTTTTACGACCTGGTTACCCAGCAGGCCATTCTGTCTCTGGACTCCGGGCACAGCGGGCCGCTCATGTCTGCCGACTGGTGCCTCACAAACACCATCAAAGTCGGCGCCGTGGTGGGCAACGATTGGCTAATCTGGGACATCACGCGCTCCAG TTACCCTCAGGAGAAAAGGCCGGCTCATAAAGACAAAGCACGACTTTTCAG gtgGTCCTTTGTCAATGAAAACCTGTTCGCCACCACAGGATGTCCTGGAAAAATCAGCAGTCAGGTTTTCATCCATCATCTTGGTCACCCACAG CCCGTTATGATCGGATCGTCTCCAGTCGGATCGGGCCTCAGTTGGCACCGGATGTTGCCGCTCTGTGTGGTTGGCGGCGACAGGAAGCTCTGCTTTTGGATGACTGAAATGTAG
- the pmch gene encoding pro-MCH, which yields MFVFSFLLALMLFSEMNSHLVTVAIPSTTVEDGAAEQEGLDSFLGDDDMTEHAMVPLMYKRSLTYDGTSKIIVIPAMNLEGQRIRGLNQHHPLVEERSLDRTPDEFTLKLNKREKDLDILRCMIGRVYRPCWV from the exons ATGTTCGTCTTCTCCTTCCTGCTCGCTTTAATGCTTTTCTCTGAGATGAACAGCCACTTGGTCACAGTAGCTATTCCTTCAACTACAGTAGAAGATGGCGCTGCAGAACAAGAAGGTTTGGACTCATTTCTGGGTGATGACGACATGACTGAACACGCTATGGTTCCTCTGATGTACAAACGGAGCCTCACATATGACGGGACATCCAAAATCATCGTCATACCG gCCATGAACCTGGAGGGGCAACGTATTCGTGGGCTGAACCAGCATCATCCTCTGGTGGAAGAACGAAGTTTGGACCGCACACCTGATGAGTTCACTTTGAAACTAAATAAACGAGAAAAAGACCTTGACA TACTACGATGTATGATTGGAAGAGTTTACCGACCCTGTTGGGTTTGA